The Brassica oleracea var. oleracea cultivar TO1000 unplaced genomic scaffold, BOL UnpScaffold02746, whole genome shotgun sequence DNA window AATCATCCCTCTGTTATACTCTGTAATGAAGAAAGGTACTACCTTTGACACCAGAAACTTCATTCACCTCTTTACTTTTCGGTCTTCCCAATCCATCCCCAACGCTCGTAACCTCTCTTCCTCAACGATAACTGACACCACAAGACCTTTCCCTGATTACTCCCCGAAGAAACCTTCAGTGAGAGACACCGAACTCGTCCACCAAATCGCCAATGTGATTAAGCTTCGTCGCGCTGAGCCTCTGAGGCGTAGCTTAAAGCCTTACGAATGCAAGTTCAAGACTGATCACTTGGTTTGGGTTCTGATGAAGATTAGGTCTGATTACAGCTTGGTTCTTGACTTCTTTGAATGGGCACGCTCCCGTAGAGACTCCACTCTTGAAGGCCTTTGCATTGTCACTCACTTAGCTGTGGCGTGTAAGGATTTGAGAGTGGCTCATTCTATGATAAGGAACTTCTGGGAGAGACCGAAGCTGAGTGTTGCTGATTCCTTTGTACAGTTTTTTGAGCTTTTGGTGTATACTTACAAGGACTGGGGCTCGGATCCGAATGTGTTCAATGTGTTCATCCAAGTACTAGTTGAGTTTGGGATGGTACGTGAAGCTAGGAaagtgtttgagaagatgttgaATTACGGGTTGGTTCTCTCTGTTGATTCATGTAACCTTTACCTTGACCGTCTTTCGAAAGAGTGTGATAAAAAAACTGCAACGGCTGTTGTAGTGTTTAGGGA harbors:
- the LOC106321730 gene encoding pentatricopeptide repeat-containing protein At1g05670, mitochondrial-like (The sequence of the model RefSeq protein was modified relative to this genomic sequence to represent the inferred CDS: added 10 bases not found in genome assembly) yields the protein MKKGTTFDTRNFIHLFTFRSSQSIPNARNLSSSTITDTTRPFPDYSPKKPSVRDTELVHQIANVIKLRRAEPLRRSLKPYECKFKTDHLVWVLMKIRSDYSLVLDFFEWARSRRDSTLEGLCIVTHLAVACKDLRVAHSMIRNFWERPKLSVADSFVQFFELLVYTYKDWGSDPNVFNVFIQVLVEFGMVREARKVFEKMLNYGLVLSVDSCNLYLDRLSKECDKKTATAVVVFREFPKVGVCWNVASYKTL